CCCGAAGCGACGGGACACCGACTCCAGCTTCATCAGCTCGGTCATTGGCGCACCCTCGCGGCCTTGAACCGGCGGCCGATCGACACCAGCCCGTGCGGCAGGAACAGCAGCAGCACGACGACCAGGAACCCGAGCACCCCGGAATGCACCTGCAGATAATTGCGCCAGACGATCTCCTCGATGCCGAGGAAGGCGAAGGCGCCGAGCACCGCGCCAGCCGTCGAGCCGAGGCCGCCGAGCAGGGCCATCACGATCGGCTTGACCGAGAACAGCACGTCGTAGACGTCGGGCGGCTCGATGTAGTGGACCCACGCCGCGTAGAGCGTGCCCGCCATGGCCACGAACACGCCCGACAGCGCGAAGGCCAGGCTCTTGTACAGCGTGGCGTTGACGCCGATCATGTCGGCCGCCGACTCGTTCTGCCGGATGCAGACCAGGCCGAAGCCGAGCTTCGACTTCTCGACCGTCACCACGACGACCAGCGTCAGCAGCAGCAGGCCCCACATCGCGAGAAAGAAGAAGGTCGCCTCGGCCGCCGGCCCGCCTGCGGGCAGGGTGCCGAGCGGGATGTTCAGGCCCATGCCGCCGCCGGTCAGGTCCGTGGCCGTGTTGGTGAGCTCGCGCAGCACCTCGGCCACCGCGAGGCTGGCGATCGCGAAGTAGTGGCCCCGCAGCCGAAGCAGCACGGCGCCCAGCAGCATCGCGCCGCCGAAGGCGATGGCACCCGCGAACGCGAGCGCCACGAGCAGCGCGGCCCCCTTGGTGAGCAGCACGCCGCCCACGTAGGCGCCCAGCCCGAAGAAGGCCGCGGTGGCGAACGACGGGTAGCCCGCCAGGCCGCCGATCACGTTCCAGGACACCGACATCACCGCGTACATGCAGAGGAAGGTGCCGAGCCGCAGCGTGTACGACTCGCCGACCAGCGGCAGCGCGCCGAGCGCGAGGATCGCCGCGAACAGAAGGACGTCGCGCGGGCGGATCATTCGAAGCCCCGCTTGCCGAGCAGGCCTTGCGGCCGGAAGATCAGGAACAGGATCAGCAGCGCGAAGGACAGCGTGACCGCGTGCTCGGGCCCGAAGGCCATCGCGCCGAAGCTCTCCACCAGCCCGAGCACCAGGCCGCCGACCACCGCCCCGGGCACG
This genomic window from Zeimonas sediminis contains:
- a CDS encoding branched-chain amino acid ABC transporter permease; this encodes MIRPRDVLLFAAILALGALPLVGESYTLRLGTFLCMYAVMSVSWNVIGGLAGYPSFATAAFFGLGAYVGGVLLTKGAALLVALAFAGAIAFGGAMLLGAVLLRLRGHYFAIASLAVAEVLRELTNTATDLTGGGMGLNIPLGTLPAGGPAAEATFFFLAMWGLLLLTLVVVVTVEKSKLGFGLVCIRQNESAADMIGVNATLYKSLAFALSGVFVAMAGTLYAAWVHYIEPPDVYDVLFSVKPIVMALLGGLGSTAGAVLGAFAFLGIEEIVWRNYLQVHSGVLGFLVVVLLLFLPHGLVSIGRRFKAARVRQ